A window of Chloroflexota bacterium contains these coding sequences:
- a CDS encoding family 10 glycosylhydrolase, which produces MTPELYPTNTLFDEQLWAILGHEAWYVAHGYLDAPPAAEIEPTPVPNGGLLPMSYPNQLYLPIAFRAMLQVPTPTATPTVASPEIEARAIWVTRFDWTCMLPDCPDGQLPGPDIIWQMVANIDAAGFNMILFQVRSQGDAFYTPGLEPWSARLTGTYTATLGQNPGWDPLATLITAAHARGIQVHAYFNVYSVWSGTAAPPDDTQPLHPFWVWSRAPGSSWAYWRQWDMNHQPMLLNAHYLWASPGNDWLVENHLVATAVDILTRYDVDGLHLDLVRYAGVNYSCDPRSEERWGAPCFTEDGYADWQRAQITRLIRRIYQEGIVPLDRQALLSAAVWWFPQDLWGMGCAGGYDRYYQDSRGWLSEGIVDAEMPMLYGCSAFVGGSVGDDNWITVMRDWLSHRASRFVFPGISADMDWASIEMRINAERREAAAIGAVPGHAIFSYGIVNSRGYWNAFASGPYKQRATPPCPAWHP; this is translated from the coding sequence GTGACGCCTGAACTATATCCCACCAATACTCTATTTGACGAACAGCTTTGGGCTATCTTGGGCCACGAGGCTTGGTACGTTGCTCATGGCTATCTGGATGCACCACCAGCCGCGGAAATCGAACCCACGCCAGTGCCGAATGGAGGCTTGCTGCCAATGTCCTATCCGAACCAACTTTACCTGCCCATAGCATTTCGAGCAATGCTCCAAGTCCCAACGCCCACTGCTACTCCAACGGTAGCATCTCCTGAGATAGAGGCGCGTGCTATTTGGGTCACCCGTTTCGACTGGACGTGCATGCTGCCGGATTGCCCTGATGGACAATTGCCCGGGCCAGATATAATCTGGCAGATGGTAGCCAATATAGATGCAGCAGGATTTAATATGATCCTTTTTCAGGTTCGCAGTCAGGGCGATGCTTTCTACACACCAGGACTTGAACCATGGTCAGCGCGACTGACAGGGACCTATACTGCCACTCTGGGGCAGAATCCCGGCTGGGATCCCCTTGCCACGTTAATCACTGCAGCACATGCCCGTGGCATTCAGGTACATGCGTATTTCAATGTATATTCCGTTTGGTCAGGGACAGCTGCACCACCTGATGATACCCAGCCGCTCCATCCCTTCTGGGTTTGGAGCCGTGCGCCAGGCAGTTCGTGGGCTTATTGGCGGCAATGGGATATGAACCATCAACCGATGCTGCTGAATGCGCATTATTTATGGGCCAGCCCCGGAAACGACTGGCTGGTTGAGAATCACCTCGTTGCCACTGCCGTTGACATCCTTACACGCTACGATGTGGATGGATTGCACCTGGATTTGGTGCGTTACGCTGGTGTGAACTATTCATGCGATCCACGCAGCGAAGAACGTTGGGGAGCACCGTGTTTCACAGAAGATGGTTATGCAGACTGGCAACGCGCACAGATCACACGCCTGATTAGACGAATATACCAAGAGGGCATCGTCCCATTGGATCGGCAAGCGCTGCTCAGTGCGGCAGTATGGTGGTTCCCACAGGATTTGTGGGGCATGGGCTGCGCTGGTGGTTATGACCGCTATTACCAGGACAGCCGCGGTTGGCTGAGTGAGGGCATAGTGGATGCTGAGATGCCCATGCTATATGGTTGCTCAGCCTTTGTGGGTGGTTCAGTTGGCGATGACAACTGGATCACGGTTATGCGCGATTGGTTAAGTCACCGTGCTAGCCGTTTCGTTTTCCCGGGTATCAGCGCGGATATGGACTGGGCCTCCATCGAAATGCGCATCAACGCTGAGCGCAGAGAGGCTGCGGCTATTGGCGCTGTTCCTGGACATGCGATTTTCTCTTACGGAATCGTCAACTCGCGTGGCTATTGGAATGCATTTGCCAGCGGCCCGTACAAACAGCGTGCGACACCGCCATGTCCAGCGTGGCATCCTTGA
- a CDS encoding LysM peptidoglycan-binding domain-containing protein, whose protein sequence is MKRMIRKGLLVFALLVVLQLIVGATAVMADCSRWHVVRPGETLFALGRLYGVNPYTIAQVNGLANPNYIRIGQVLCIPASCGWTAPPPQPRYPPTQCWYYYRCWPYYYPCYWWNWCWDP, encoded by the coding sequence ATGAAAAGGATGATCAGAAAAGGGTTGCTGGTCTTTGCGCTCCTGGTAGTTTTGCAATTGATCGTGGGGGCAACAGCCGTTATGGCTGACTGCAGCCGCTGGCACGTCGTCAGGCCGGGCGAGACGCTTTTTGCCCTTGGCCGTTTATACGGCGTCAATCCCTATACGATTGCTCAGGTGAACGGACTGGCTAATCCGAACTACATTCGGATAGGGCAGGTGTTGTGTATCCCCGCTTCCTGTGGCTGGACTGCTCCGCCACCCCAACCACGCTATCCACCAACCCAATGCTGGTACTACTATCGTTGCTGGCCCTATTATTACCCCTGCTATTGGTGGAACTGGTGTTGGGATCCATAA
- a CDS encoding LysM peptidoglycan-binding domain-containing protein has product MNAKLLRFRILSLLMATVLLCLSALPVQAAPPPTPVPSAAPPMPPTPYAPTGYPIYHQVQRGENLTRIALRYGTTIWAIAQANGIWNINYIRAGQILLIPVPGPTPGPTPRIYIVQPGDTLSAIAWRFGTTVWAIAQANGVWNPNLIYIGQRLYIP; this is encoded by the coding sequence ATGAACGCGAAATTGCTGCGCTTTAGGATATTGAGCCTACTGATGGCGACCGTCCTACTTTGTCTGAGCGCCTTACCTGTTCAGGCTGCCCCACCGCCCACACCTGTGCCATCCGCTGCTCCGCCTATGCCACCTACTCCTTATGCACCGACAGGCTATCCCATTTATCATCAAGTACAGCGGGGAGAGAATCTGACGCGCATTGCCTTGCGCTATGGAACGACCATATGGGCTATTGCTCAGGCAAACGGCATTTGGAATATCAACTATATCCGTGCTGGACAGATCCTGCTCATTCCGGTACCAGGCCCTACCCCTGGGCCAACGCCGCGTATCTACATCGTGCAGCCAGGTGACACCCTGAGCGCTATTGCCTGGCGGTTCGGCACCACGGTGTGGGCGATAGCTCAGGCTAATGGCGTCTGGAATCCCAACTTGATTTACATCGGACAGAGGTTGTACATCCCTTAA
- the hydA gene encoding dihydropyrimidinase, with protein MEVNMDCVIRNGTIVTAERTLVADIGIQGEKIAAIEPGLEGDKYIDASGFYVFPGFIDPHVHLQMAIGDLTSSDDFTTGTIAAACGGTTTVIDFTENYRGDDLLEGVEKRRAQADGKVAVDYALHLTLADASERTLVQLPLLAKEGYASAKLYTTYEGLWLQDGELLRLLAATRDCGILPMVHTENRDAIAYLTAELLRQGKTAPKYHPLSRPPLVEAEAANRVTVLADLVDAPIYIAHLTCQETLERVQAARLRGQKVYAETCPQYLLLSQEDYERPGFEGAKFVLSPPLRDRSNWDVLWLALANNEVQVVSTDHCPWYYETQKIRGLNSFAEIPNGTPGIETRVPLLFSEGVGKGRISLRRFVEICATATAKLFGLYPRKGTIAVGSDADLVIYDPNKEVTLSYQTLHQRADYCPYEGHTVHGYPRTVLLRGQVIVDDGRFVGQAGQGQFVLRDTFAFHS; from the coding sequence ATGGAGGTCAACATGGATTGCGTCATCAGAAATGGTACGATTGTTACTGCCGAGCGCACGTTGGTGGCTGACATTGGCATTCAGGGCGAGAAAATTGCTGCTATTGAGCCAGGACTTGAAGGCGACAAGTACATTGATGCCAGTGGCTTCTATGTATTCCCCGGCTTTATTGACCCGCATGTACATCTGCAGATGGCTATTGGCGACCTCACGTCGAGCGACGATTTCACCACAGGCACGATCGCTGCTGCCTGCGGTGGAACAACCACAGTCATTGATTTCACAGAGAACTACCGTGGAGATGACCTGCTCGAAGGAGTTGAGAAACGACGCGCTCAAGCGGATGGAAAAGTAGCAGTGGATTATGCCCTTCATCTGACCCTCGCCGATGCAAGCGAAAGGACGTTGGTACAGTTGCCCTTGTTGGCCAAGGAGGGTTATGCAAGTGCCAAGCTGTATACCACCTACGAGGGCCTCTGGCTGCAGGATGGAGAGCTCTTGCGCCTGCTTGCAGCAACGCGCGATTGCGGCATATTGCCCATGGTTCACACGGAAAACCGGGATGCCATCGCCTATCTCACAGCTGAACTCTTGCGCCAAGGCAAAACAGCCCCCAAATACCATCCTCTTAGCCGCCCACCCCTAGTTGAGGCTGAAGCCGCAAATCGTGTGACGGTTCTGGCCGATCTGGTAGATGCTCCCATCTACATAGCCCATCTCACCTGCCAGGAGACGCTGGAAAGAGTGCAGGCAGCAAGGTTGCGCGGGCAGAAGGTGTATGCAGAAACCTGTCCCCAGTACCTGCTGCTCTCTCAAGAGGATTATGAGCGGCCTGGCTTTGAGGGAGCCAAGTTCGTGCTGTCCCCCCCATTGCGCGACAGGTCCAACTGGGACGTGCTTTGGTTGGCACTGGCGAACAACGAAGTGCAGGTTGTATCAACGGATCACTGTCCTTGGTATTATGAGACACAAAAGATCCGCGGTCTGAATTCATTCGCTGAAATCCCCAATGGCACCCCGGGTATCGAGACTCGTGTGCCTTTGCTCTTCAGCGAAGGAGTGGGCAAGGGACGTATTTCTCTACGGCGCTTCGTGGAGATCTGCGCTACCGCGACAGCAAAGCTCTTTGGCCTGTACCCTCGTAAAGGTACTATCGCGGTAGGCTCCGATGCCGACCTGGTCATCTATGATCCCAATAAAGAGGTCACCTTGTCCTACCAGACACTTCATCAACGGGCAGATTACTGCCCCTATGAGGGGCATACCGTGCACGGTTATCCTCGCACGGTATTGTTGCGCGGCCAAGTCATCGTGGACGATGGACGTTTTGTTGGTCAAGCAGGCCAGGGCCAATTCGTCCTCAGAGATACTTTTGCCTTCCACTCGTAA